One segment of Streptomyces sp. NBC_00576 DNA contains the following:
- a CDS encoding IucA/IucC family protein — MHRPSSAEAEVADELAAVRPDLASRYAAELPGARAAVLTRLWRALVHEPLPWIVRREGGGAGLLLADGRRLEGPYADPYAVDGRVTAVRLGAVSYDDPARLMTDLAVPHGPAFAAELGHSVASLALSRANQEGVAADPVTSWAWEQRVVDGHPFHPNCRSRPGFSVAEQLAYGPEHRPVVELALVAVDDCAVRGEWPKWLWDGERPLITVHPWQAEHVLQLPSAGELSAHPLMSLRSLALPDGGPHLKTALSARLTSSVRDISPYSIETAATVSAFMESMAARLDGLLHITRTLGAVTADSPDLAAVLREPPDLYAGSAAGEQVVPVGALAATGLPQSPSWLAEFTRLALTVGLCLLDLGVALEAHGQNLLVVLSATGDPLRLVYRDLADIRVSPARLARHGIPAPKLTGRIVTDDEPTLRRKLFGSLVAGALGATAGSEAALREALETAVRGLPRTPDLLALLEQPLPTKALTLMRLSPATPGDLWTQLPSPLGEVKRGGN, encoded by the coding sequence GTGCACCGTCCCTCCAGCGCTGAGGCCGAGGTCGCCGACGAACTGGCAGCCGTACGCCCCGACCTCGCGTCGCGCTACGCGGCCGAGCTGCCCGGCGCGCGGGCAGCCGTCCTGACCCGGCTGTGGCGGGCGCTCGTCCATGAGCCGCTGCCGTGGATCGTCCGCCGCGAGGGCGGCGGCGCGGGTCTCCTGCTGGCGGACGGCCGCCGCCTGGAAGGCCCGTACGCCGATCCGTACGCCGTCGACGGCCGCGTCACCGCCGTACGGCTCGGGGCGGTGTCGTACGACGATCCGGCGCGGCTGATGACGGACCTGGCCGTGCCGCACGGCCCCGCGTTCGCCGCCGAACTCGGCCACAGCGTCGCCTCGTTGGCCCTGTCACGCGCGAACCAGGAAGGCGTCGCGGCTGATCCCGTGACGAGCTGGGCGTGGGAGCAGCGGGTCGTCGACGGGCACCCCTTCCACCCCAACTGCCGTTCCCGGCCCGGGTTCTCGGTGGCCGAGCAGCTCGCGTACGGGCCCGAGCACCGGCCGGTCGTGGAGCTGGCGCTGGTGGCGGTGGACGACTGTGCCGTGCGGGGCGAGTGGCCCAAGTGGCTGTGGGACGGGGAGCGTCCGCTGATCACGGTGCATCCCTGGCAGGCGGAGCATGTGCTCCAACTCCCCAGCGCGGGCGAGCTGTCGGCGCATCCCCTGATGTCCCTGCGCAGCCTCGCCCTCCCGGACGGCGGACCGCATCTCAAGACGGCGTTGAGCGCCCGGCTCACCTCCTCGGTACGGGACATCTCGCCGTACTCGATCGAGACGGCGGCGACGGTGTCGGCGTTCATGGAGTCGATGGCCGCGCGTCTCGACGGACTGCTGCACATCACCCGCACCCTCGGCGCGGTCACCGCCGACTCCCCCGATCTGGCAGCGGTGTTGAGGGAGCCGCCCGACCTGTACGCGGGCTCGGCGGCGGGTGAGCAAGTGGTCCCCGTCGGGGCCCTCGCCGCCACAGGGTTGCCCCAATCGCCCTCCTGGCTGGCCGAGTTCACGCGTCTCGCCCTCACCGTCGGTCTGTGCCTGCTCGATCTGGGCGTCGCCCTGGAGGCACACGGCCAGAACCTCCTCGTCGTGCTGTCGGCGACCGGAGACCCCCTGCGGCTGGTCTACCGCGACCTCGCCGACATCCGCGTCAGCCCGGCCCGGCTGGCCCGGCACGGCATCCCGGCACCGAAACTGACCGGACGGATCGTCACCGACGACGAACCCACCCTGCGCCGCAAGCTGTTCGGCTCTCTGGTGGCGGGAGCACTGGGTGCGACCGCCGGTTCGGAGGCGGCCCTGCGGGAGGCGTTGGAGACGGCCGTACGCGGGCTGCCGCGCACGCCCGATCTCCTCGCGCTGCTCGAACAGCCCCTGCCCACCAAGGCGTTGACCCTGATGCGACTGTCGCCTGCCACGCCCGGGGACCTGTGGACCCAACTCCCCAGCCCTCTGGGAGAGGTGAAGCGAGGAGGCAACTGA
- a CDS encoding VWA domain-containing protein, producing MITRQRLAAGACALLAALAAGIAVPAGAVADETTALAPKVNLVLDVSGSMRARDIDGQSRMAAAKQAFNEVLDATPEEVQLGIRTLGANYPGDDRKEGCKDTAQLYPVGPLDRVEAKTAVATLTPTGWTPIGPALLKAAGDLDGGEGTKRIVLISDGEDTCAPLDPCEVAREIAAKGIGLTIDTLGLVPNTKMRQQLSCIAEATGGTYTSVEHTDELADKVNQLVVRAADPVVTPVAVEGAAGCTNAPAVKSGLYTDREEFGQQRWYRVEVQPGQELRASVSVSADRAVNPDYGVLLRAVTAHGREIVRGEGNDTGRTDVISTGLRYPKAEADDEDESTAETVCLQVTNSFSAASGVQSTPGLPLELTVDIVDGPSQASDVASFGLGRGWWLLGALVLVGFLTGVLWGWISRLRVSVWRTN from the coding sequence ATGATCACAAGACAACGGCTGGCGGCGGGCGCCTGCGCCCTGCTCGCCGCCCTGGCGGCCGGGATCGCGGTCCCGGCCGGAGCCGTCGCCGACGAAACCACCGCACTCGCGCCCAAGGTCAACCTCGTCCTCGACGTCAGCGGTTCGATGCGGGCACGCGACATCGACGGCCAGTCGCGGATGGCCGCGGCGAAGCAGGCGTTCAACGAGGTGCTGGACGCGACACCCGAGGAGGTCCAGCTCGGAATCCGCACGCTGGGCGCCAACTACCCGGGCGACGACCGCAAGGAGGGCTGCAAGGACACCGCGCAGCTCTACCCGGTGGGCCCGCTCGACCGCGTCGAGGCCAAGACGGCGGTCGCGACGCTCACGCCCACCGGCTGGACACCGATCGGCCCCGCGCTGCTGAAGGCCGCCGGCGACCTCGACGGCGGTGAGGGCACCAAGCGCATCGTGCTGATCAGCGACGGCGAGGACACCTGCGCGCCGCTCGACCCGTGCGAGGTGGCCCGGGAGATCGCGGCCAAGGGCATCGGCCTCACCATCGACACCCTGGGTCTGGTCCCGAACACCAAGATGCGGCAGCAGCTGAGCTGTATCGCGGAGGCGACCGGCGGCACGTACACGTCGGTCGAGCACACCGACGAACTCGCCGACAAGGTCAACCAGTTGGTCGTCCGGGCCGCCGACCCCGTGGTGACGCCGGTGGCCGTCGAGGGCGCGGCCGGGTGCACGAACGCCCCGGCGGTGAAGTCCGGTCTCTACACGGACCGCGAGGAGTTCGGCCAGCAGCGCTGGTACCGCGTCGAAGTCCAGCCGGGTCAGGAACTGCGCGCCTCGGTGAGCGTGTCCGCCGACCGGGCCGTCAACCCCGACTACGGGGTGCTGCTGCGGGCGGTGACCGCGCACGGCCGCGAGATCGTCCGCGGCGAGGGCAACGACACCGGGCGTACCGATGTCATCTCGACGGGCCTGCGCTATCCCAAGGCGGAGGCGGACGACGAGGACGAGTCGACGGCCGAGACGGTGTGTCTCCAGGTCACCAACTCCTTCTCGGCGGCCAGTGGTGTGCAGTCCACACCCGGTCTGCCGCTCGAACTGACCGTCGACATCGTCGACGGCCCGAGCCAGGCGAGCGACGTGGCCTCCTTCGGCCTCGGCCGCGGCTGGTGGCTGCTGGGCGCGCTCGTCCTGGTCGGCTTCCTCACGGGTGTCCTGTGGGGCTGGATCTCGCGTCTGCGGGTCTCGGTATGGAGGACCAACTGA
- a CDS encoding winged helix-turn-helix transcriptional regulator — MSPRRSYDQYCSTARALDVVGDRWTLLIVRELLAGPRRYTDLHVDLPGVSTDVLASRLKDMERDGLATRRRLPPPGAAYVYELTGRGRQLLPVLQALGEWGAPELVERRATDAVRAHWFALPLLRGLGAVDGAGGGGLVEVRLEEGEFHLYVGAEDVPVYGAGPAPGEPDARLSMDTGTCAAVGRGDVSVLDAVRDGRIEVTGEGTLAKALREA; from the coding sequence ATGTCACCTCGCCGAAGCTACGACCAGTACTGTTCCACCGCTCGCGCCCTCGACGTCGTCGGCGACCGCTGGACCCTCCTGATCGTCCGGGAGTTGCTGGCCGGTCCGCGCCGCTACACCGACCTGCACGTGGATCTCCCGGGCGTCAGCACGGACGTACTGGCCTCGCGGCTGAAGGACATGGAGCGCGACGGCCTCGCGACTCGGCGCCGGCTGCCTCCGCCCGGGGCCGCGTACGTCTACGAACTCACCGGCCGCGGGAGGCAGTTGCTGCCGGTGCTCCAGGCGCTGGGGGAGTGGGGCGCGCCCGAGCTGGTCGAGCGGCGGGCCACGGACGCCGTACGGGCGCACTGGTTCGCGCTGCCGCTGCTGCGCGGGCTCGGTGCGGTGGATGGGGCGGGAGGCGGAGGGCTTGTCGAAGTCCGGCTTGAGGAGGGCGAGTTCCATCTGTATGTCGGTGCCGAGGACGTGCCGGTGTACGGGGCCGGGCCCGCCCCCGGGGAGCCCGACGCGCGCCTGTCGATGGACACCGGCACGTGTGCGGCGGTCGGCCGGGGAGACGTGAGCGTGCTCGACGCCGTACGGGACGGACGTATCGAGGTGACCGGCGAGGGGACGCTCGCCAAGGCGCTGCGCGAGGCCTGA